Sequence from the Planktothrix sp. FACHB-1365 genome:
TTATAGTCTAATTTTTATACAAAAACAACTCAAATAGGATTGCTATATAATTTAAGCAGACTAAACTGAAGAATCTCAATTATTTGTATCCCCAGTCATTCCTTTAATTTTATAACGGAATGACTGAGTTGCTAATTTAAGCCGCTTTTCGTTCTTCCTGATCAAAACCATGTAAAATGGGTTCGGGGCCGAATTTAGAAGTAACTTTCAGCAAACGAGGAATTTCAAAACTATTATAAACGCGAAACTCGCTTTGAATTGTTGCTTCTGCCGCTCTAACAGCTTGGTTTAAAACTAAAGAACCATCGGGGTCAGAAACAGAACGATGGAAGGTTCCGGGGGGAATTCTCAAAATGTGACGGTTCGCATCTAATCTAACAATATGATAGGGATCTTTCCAAGCAAAATTAACTAAATAAAAGGTGCGTCCCCCACTCACTGCTAACAAATTATCTTCTTGATGGGGATGAAGATAAAATTGCCAATATCCGGTTTCAGTATTATTGGGGCTAATGGCTGGCCCTTCATGAAAGACTAAATCACGGGCGTTTGAATTGGCAATTGTAATATCAAAAAAACGCACACTGGGAGTATCACGAAATTTATGAAAGGGGATTAATTCAAACATATTCACTCTATTTAAAATATTAGTTTTTCGCGAGTTGTCTTTAGCTTAGTCATACTGATTCAAACAATCAAAACTTATTCAGAATAGTTTCTATGCGGAAACCGAATAGATAGTCTAGGGACAGAGAGGGGGAATTTTTACAGTAAAATTGTAGTGAGTCCTTCAGGACTCTAAGAAAGCCCTGAAGGGCTTACTACGGTTTGTAGTGAGTTTTTCAGGACTCTAAGAAAGCCCTGAAGGGCTGACTACGGTTTGTAGTGAGTCCTTCAGGACTCTAAGAAAGCCCTGAAGGGCTGACTACGATTTGTAGTGAGTCCTTTAGGACTCTAAGAAAGCCCTGAAGGGCTGACTACGATTTGTAGTGAGTCCTTTAGGACTCTAAGAAAGCCCTGAAGGGCTGACTACGATTTGTAGTGAGTCCTTTAGGACTCTAAGAAAGCCCTGAAGGGCTTACTACGGTTTGTAGTGAGTCCTTTAGGACTCTAAGAAAGCCCTGAAGGGCTTACTACGGTTTGGAATTGGAGGCAGTCCGACGGTTTATACTCGTCCTTTAGCTCGATTAATTGAGCAATTGCAACATTTACCCGGTGTGGGGCCAAAAACAGCCCAACGGTTGGCGCTCCATATTATTAAGCGTCCTGATGAAGATGTGCAAGCCTTAGCCCAGGCGTTATTGGATGCGAAACAGCAAGTGGGTTTTTGTCAGGTTTGTTTCCATCTCTCGGCTGAACCCGTTTGCGAGATTTGTCGTCATCCCCAACGTGACCCCGATACAATTTGTGTGGTGTCTGACTCCCGTGATGTGATTGCATTAGAAAAAACACGGGAATATAAAGGGAAATATCATGTTTTGGGGGGTGTGATTTCTCCGATGGATGGTATTGGCCCGGAACAATTAACCATTCAACCGTTAATTCGTCGGGTAAGTCAACAACAAATTAAAGAAGTGATTATTGCTATTAGTCCGAGTGTTGAAGGAGAAACCACAACATTATATTTAGGTCAACTGTTAAGACCCTTTACGAAAGTCACCCGCATTGCCTTTGGTTTACCGATGGGGGGCGAGTTAGAATATGCCGATGAAATTACCTTAGCACGGGCGTTAGAAGGACGGAGAGAGTTAGAATAACCTACTTCAATCATCCCTTGAGGAATAAAAACCCGGTTTCTGACAGAAGCCGGGTTTTTGCGATGGCTATATGTCCACCCCCATTACATAACTTTATTCAAAAATCCCATTAATTACATAACACAAGTCCTAAATCGCCCCAAACCTCTATAAGTACATAACAAATGGGGCGACTACCACAAAGTATGTAAAAAAATGTAACAAGAGCTACCATTATGCAAATAGTCGAGTTATTGTATACCTATACACAGAAAAGTTAAAACGATGTGTGCAAAACGACTGACTATTGCCATCCCCAATGGGTTGTATGAGCGATTGCAGACTGTTAAACAAGAAATCAACATATCTGGCGTGTGCCAGGAGGCTTTAAACATGGCGATTACACTCAAAGAAACCCAAACCCAAGCATTAACCTTTAACCACCAACAACTGATTGACCGCCTGAAACTGGAAAAAAAATTGTTAGTGGCGCAAATCAAAGAACAAGGTCGGAAATTAGGAATTCAATCTGCTATGACCCTTTCCTATAAAGAATTTCAACGCATTGAACGCCTCAGTCTAGGTCATGTCAGAATCGAAGCGAATTCCTTTGCGGATATGTGGAAATTATTAGCCAGTCGTCAACCTGAGCAAAACATGGAATTTCAAGGCGAAGAATTACGCGAAATGACTTCTCTGAATGAGGAAAACCAATCAATTTTTGTTGAAGGTTGGATGGAAGGCGTATTAACGGTTTGGAATCAAATTAAAGACGAACTTAATGATGTGGAAGCCGAATAAAATTCATTGATTTAACCGGATGAATTCATTTCAATGGGCTAATCAAGATTCGACTATTCCTATTGTTAACAACTCGGATTTTTGTCAAACAACCCAGATGCTATCAACAATAACTATAGCATTTCCAGATTACTTGTAAATTATGAGATACAAGGGTAATCGATTTTTTAAATACGAAATACAGAGAATTTACAAGTCAGATCAGATTGCTATAGTTTCCCCTTTTTAACTTATTTACTAATCTGGCAAATGCCAGGAGGCTTTAATTATGGCTATTTCTCTACAAGAACAAATGACTGCAACCTTTGATTCTGAATCCTTAGTTCAACGCTTACGCGAAGACAAAAAAACCATAGCAGAACAAGTTCAAGAACAAGGTTTTAATTTTGGGGTTAAATCGGCGAGTAGTTTATCTTATCAAGAATTTCACCGCATTGCAAATCTGAATGTTGCCGGGATTAATATTGACTCAGACGCATTTGCCGAATTGTGGGATTTTTTAGATCATCACCACTATCAAAATCCAAATCGTTTAGAATCGGGTGAATTGAGTCATTTATTACCCGATGATGAGCAAAATAAATTAACATTTGTTAAAAGTTGGATGGCAGGAGTTTTATCGGTTTGGCATGAAATTAAAAATAAAGTTGATAGTGAAGATGAAGAATAATTGACTGCTAAATTTTCTATTTGTAGTGAGTCCTTTAGGACTTTTGTAGTGAGTTCTTTAGGACTCTAAGAAAGCCCTGAAGGGCTTACTACGGTGTAGTGAGTCCTTTAGGACTCTAAGAAAGCCCTGAAGGGCTTACTACGGTTCGATTAATTGAGCGATCGCTACATCCGGCGGAATGATTGATTATAGTTGCCCATTTTCCACAATATATTCTGCTATTTTATGGACTGAGGTACTAATTTGGGGAACGTTAGCCGTGTTATTATCAATAGCAGTAATAATATACTTTTCCCCATTAATTTGAGCCGCAACGGTTGTCCCAATCACCCTAGAATTTTGACCCGTTTTTTCTCCTAACCATTGAGTTTTTGGTAATCCTTGTAAACCTGCATAACCAATTACCCGATCATATTGACGATTTAACGCATCAATTAAGACTTGAGAAGAGGGATGTTCATAATTATAAACCTCTACCATCATTTCCGTGAGTTCATTACTGGTTAATCGATTTCGTCCTTTCCCCGGTCGCCAAGGCATAATATGATCTCCCATTAATTTAAAATTAACTTTCGTGAATTTATAGCCTTCTGCTTCTAAAAATTTATTAATATAATCTGAACCTAAATAATCAATTAATTGGTTTGTTGCAATATTACTACTGTGATCAATCATAACTCCCATTAACTCTTTTAAAGAGTAAGATTGACGAGCTCGAATAGATGAAGCATCTTCTGTAAAGTTTCCTCCCGCAACTAGAATTTTTTGATCTAAACTAATTTTTTCCTCGGCTGTTTTATGTAAAAGCGCGATCGCAACGGGAACTTTAATTAAACTAGCGGGACTTGCTGGAGGTTCATTTCCCCGTAAATTAACGCAGTCTCGTTTTAAGGTACAAACCGTCAGCATGGCTTGACGAGTTAACCCGCTTTCTTGACGAATTTGTTCTAATATTTTTGCCCGTGCATCTAATAATTTATCGGTGATTTTAGATAAGCTAGATTCGTATTCTTTAATTTTGTTAGAAGTTTGACCTGCTAATAAAGAATGGGGGGGAATTTCTTGTAAATTATTAATTGCTTTTTCCCACAGATCTTGTACTTGTTTTCGCTGTTGAGGAGAAGGATCATTAGGATTAGCAACTTTTTGAGCTTGGGTTGCTAAACGAATTGCTTGTTTCCAACTATCTTCAGCCCGTTCTTCAACTAAGATTTGAACTTCAACGGTTTTTAGTTTTTGTAATAATATTTCATTGGGTTCAAATTCCAAGGGGTCAGCAAATAAAGAGTTAAAAAAGTTGGGTTCGGGTCGATCTTTGGGGGGTGTTTCTAACTCTTGAATTAAGCGATCTCGCAATACAATTAATTCTTTTAAGGAACGAGCCCCATACAATTCTGAAGCGGTTCCCAATGAAGGGAGTGCTTGAGTCAGTCCCAGACCCACAATCAGTGTCATACTACCTGTTACTGTTATAGCCCAACGCCAGACTTGACGCATTCTTAAACTCCTCACACACAAGCTTCATTGGTTTACAGACGGTTTAGATAACATCTCGACCTCAGCAAAGACCTCTCTTTGCCCAGTTTCTTAAACAGATGAGATCCGAATTTAGATTACCATGATTATTATCAAAATTAAATCCTTAGAGCCATGAGTTAAATGAGTTGAGAACATTATTTCAGAAATCGACAAAAGCTTAAATCATGGTAAAGACTCAACTTCCCAATGGCCACCGAACCTACCCTTGGCTACAAATCTTAGAGTTGATGAAAGAAAGATCCATTAGGTTTCATGGAGAACGGATGCAGAATTTATAGTCAGGTTATTATAGAAATTAGAAATAAAGCGACTCAGCATCAAGCGATCGCTAATATTATTACAGCTTTGGAAAATTTTAATCTCGTTACAAAGGAATGTTGAATCAAACTAAACCAGAATTAAGACGTTTACTGATTAAACAACGTCGTTCGCTATTAAAAAAAGACTGGAAAGAAAAAAGTGATCAGTTGTGCCAAAATTTAAAAAAATATTCACTTTTTCAACAATCCAAAACTATTTTATCTTATTTCAGTTTTCGTCAAGAACCTGATTTAAGTTTATTATGGAGTAACACGACTAAAATATGGGGATTTCCCCGTTGTGTTGAACAATCTTTAACGTGGCATTGTTGGCAACCTGGAGATGTTTATGAGATTAATCGTTATGGTATTCTTGAACCTAATATTAACTTACCCCAACTTAAACCAGGTGAAGTTGACTTGATCTTAGTTCCATCCGTTGCTTGTGACACTCAAGGATATCGGTTAGGATACGGAGGGGGATTTTATGATCGAATGTTGAGTTTACCCGAATGGAATTCTATTCCGACCATTGGAATTATTTTTGATTTTGCTTATCTTCCTCAATTACCGATTGATGCTTGGGATAAACCGTTAAATGCAGTTTGTACAGAATCTAATTTTTTCGATTTAAGAGTTTAAAATGATTGATCAACTACCTAAATTTAACCTCAATAATAAAACCTTAAAAACAGTTATTATTTATATTATTTTGGGAATAATTGCTGTTTTAATGTTATTCCCTTTGGTTTGGTTAGTGAGTACAGCCTTTAAATCTCCCAGTGAGAATATCTTTCAATTTCCCCCGCAATTAATTCCCAGTCAACCGACATTTCAGAATTTTATTACCGTCTGGAAAACAAACCCTTTTGGTCGATATTTATTCAATAGTCTAATTGTGGCTACCTTAACAGTGAGTTTAAATTTATTATTTTGTTCCTTAGCCGCTTATCCCTTAGCCAGATTAAACTTTAAAGGTAGAGATGGAATTTTTACGGCTATTATTGCCACAATTATGATTCCCTTTCAAATTGTGATGATTCCGTTATATGTGTTAACGGTGCAGTTAGAATTAAGGAATACTTATTTAGGAATTATTTTCCCTAGTATTGCTTCTGCCTTTGGAATTTTTCTCTTAAGACAAGCGTTTCAAAGCGTTCCTAAAGAACTAGAAGAAGCCGCGAGAATTGATGGGTGTTCAGAATTAGGAATTTGGTGGAATGTGATGATTCCGGCTGTTAAACCTGCTTTAATTACCTTAGCAATTTTTGTCTTTATTGGGTCTTGGAGTGACTTTCTCTGGCCGTTATTAATATTAGACCAACCCGATTATTATACCATGCCGTTAGGAGTAGCAACTTTAGCCGGAACATTTTCCTTAGACTGGCGATTAATTGCGGCGGGTTCGGTGATTTCCATTGCACCTGTTTTGCTATTATTTTTAATTGTACAACGCTATATTGTGCCAACAGATGCGGGGTCAGGGGTAAAAGGATAATATGATATTATCGACAAGTTAATGTGGCTTTAGGATAAGCAATCCGTTTGTGATTCACTTGTTCCCAAACCCGGACAAAAACCTCGGCAATTTTACTCATTTCTTCCCGCGTTAAACCCGAATCAATTAATTGATTATCTTGCCATCGAGCTTTTAAAATTTTATTCACCATATTTAACGCTTCTTCATGGGTGGCATCTTTAAGCGATCGCAAAGCAGCCTCACAAGAATCTGCTAACATGACAATACCCGTTTCCCTCGATTGGGGAATGGGCCCATCATAGCGAAACTCCGCTTCATTCACGACTAACCGAGGATTTTCTTTAGCTTGTTGTTGCGCTTGATAATAAAAATAAGCAATCTGCATATTACCTTGATGTTCAGGAATAAACGCTTGAATTGCTTTGGGTAAACGATATTTTTTCGCCATAACTAACCCTTCGCTGACGTGTTTTTTAATAATTTGGGTACTTTCCCAAGGGTCATTAATCCTATCATGTTTATTCGGCCCCCCCATTTGATTTTCTATAAATCCTAACGGGTCGTGCATTTTTCCAATATCATGATAAAGAGTTCCTGTTCTAACTAATTCCACATTACAGCCTAATTCTTGTGCTGCTGCTTCTGCTAAATTAGCCACAAACATAGTATGTTGAAACGTTCCCGGTGCTTCTGTCGCTAATCGTTTTAATAACGGTCGATTGGGGTTTGCTAATTCGGCTAATCGAATCGGAGTAATTAAATCAAATAAATGTTCTAAATAGGGACTCAAACCCAAGGCAACAATACTCCACGCAATCCCTTCTAACACTTGTAACCCCACAATTTTAAGCAACACATACCAAATTGAGCCCGCCGTTGCACTTGCCATTAAATTTAGAATTAAATACACTGCACCTTGAGCCGCACCAACGCCTAATCCCAATAACGCTAACTCTTCTCGACAGCGAGATTGTCCCGCTAACAAACTGCCCACCAGTCCCCCCGCCGCACTCGCCAGTAAATGGACGTTATCAATTTCCATCCCAATCGGTAACAAAACTGAAAGCAAACCCACCACGGTAGCACCCACAGCAGACCCATAAAAACTACCCACTAATAACCCCACTGCGGGTAAATTAATCAGGGGTAATTTTAATAAAATAATAATCGGCGTACTTAACGTTAACAGTAATAATAACAATCGATCTCGACGACGTAAACCCCGATGAAATTTCCATTCAACGACTAAAACCAGTCCCACTCCAGCACTCACTAATCCCACCAAACTCATTAATCCTTTCGAGTTAATTCCCCGTTCACTTAAACCAAAATAATCCAGGAGAACAAAATCCTGTTGAGTAATTTTTTCTCCTCTAAGAACAATGATCTCCCCTTTATTAATATTCACCGTCACCGTTTCAATTTTTTGGGCAACTAACTCCGCTCGATGACGAGTAGCTAGAGGATCTTTCACCAAATTTGCTTTTAAAACTTCAGTCAATAAATGGGTCGCAAACAATTGACTTTCTGAAGGAATCGTATTTTTGACTTGAATCTCAATCGCTTGTCTAAGAATTTCATCGGGTAAGCCGGGAGCGATGCCTTGAGACAACATTTCCTGAGTAATTTTATGAATTCCCGTTTGAGTTTGCAACCAAGTCGTATCAGGCCATTCAAAAAACGATTCCGTGTAGAAAATTTCTTGATCAATTAACCCGTCTTGAGAAAACGCATTTAACGCTTTTGCATAACGCCAACGAGCTTGTGTAATGTCAGAGACCAATTGCGAAAATTCAATGGGAGTCGTTCGACGACGATAAGCTTTTAATTGAATTAAGGTTTGTTGTCGAATAGCTTCTAAAGTTGCTTGTTGCCAATCTGCAAATTTTGTAGCCGTCTTTTTATTAGGAATTTTAGGCTGAATTGTCGGAGGAATTTGTACGCTCACTTGTTCAACTTGGGCCAATAAATCCTGCCATTCTCGTTCTGGACAGCGCCTTAAATAACGTTGAACTTCAGTCGATAAAATCCCTTTATCCACAAAAGGAAAGGGTTGGGAAATATTTCGGATATAGGTTCCCTGTTCCAATACCTTGTGAATCCTTTGATTAATTTCTTGATTAATAGATACATCAATTACTAATACCGGAATCGCGCCAATTTCTGCGGCTTTGCGCTTCTCATCGGTTGTTTTAATATCGGGAACACTGGCATCCCAAGGCGCCTGAATGGTTTCCGGTGCAACCCGACCCACATCGAGTTTGGGCTGGTTGTAAAACCGTACTCCCATAACACTGGTTAAGGAAACAACGGCCACCAGGAAAAACGTGGAACTACTCACCGAACCCGGATTTTTGTTAACGTTTCTCCGTTGGCGTCGGGGCCAGGAGGGAGTCGTATAACTGCGGAGGGAAGGGGGTATTTCTGAAGGCTTGACAGAAGACAAGGGAGGATGAGCGCGGCTACAAAGCCGTTCAATCTGTTGCGTCAGAGCATGGAGCGTATTCATCTGCATTGAAGCTAGATCAAGGGTTTAGCAGCCGTTTCATCTTCATTCTATAGTATTGCTTGAAATTTTTAAGGAACGCTTATTGTTAGGGGGTTTCAGCACCGATCTCTCCGGCTAAAAATAATTTATTCTTGTATTCTCATCCGGGTTGGGGTTGCTACGGCTGATTGTGTGAAAGTCTTACAAGCGGGATGAGAAGGAATGGGATGATACACCCCTGACCAAATCGCGAATAAGTGATGAGCTAACTGTAGCAACTCAGTTTCATAATTGTTGAATTCTACAGAATTATTTTCAATCTTTGGGTCAGTTTGGGAAAATAACGGTTTCTCTGAAAAGGCTAAACGCCATCGGGTAGGAATTCCCCTTAAGCCTTGATAGCCACCCGATAAGGCACCACTTAGGGTCGCAGTCAGTTCGGGGTGATATCCTGTTTGTAGCGATCGCAAAACCGTTAAAGAATAGTCTTCGGGAGTGGTCAGAAAACAATAAAAGCTTAGGGCTAAAGCAATCCAGTTTTCAGAATCAAAGTTAGCAGAACTGGCTTTTGTCGTCTGAGTCAATTGACGAACTGCCGTTTCTAAACTAGCTCTGTGTTCCAATAAGGTTTGAACTTGTTCTAATTTAGCCGTTAAAGCTGTTTCTGGCTGTAATTGGGGTAAAAGGTTAGGAATCAGCCGATGAAGGTCTGGGTTAGGTGTGAGCATCTCAGCAATTGCGGTCGCCATCAGCCCTATCCCATCCTGAATCTCGGCCACCCCTTCTAATCCCTTCCAGTCTAACTGTTGTAACGCCCTCAAATTGTCATGAAAGAACAACCCTAGGGGTAAGCCCAATAAAGCTACTTCACTAGCCGACTTAAACGAAGGTTTGATTTGGGTTTGTACCCCTCTGCCATAATCAACCGCATCAAAGCCTTGATATTGGATTAAGCTTTGGGTGAGTTGGGAAATTAATTTTCCTGTATTCCCAGATGAAGGAGGAGATAGTACCCCAGACAAAGGTTTTTGAGGATGTCCAACTCCTGTTTTGAGCAGAGATATCATCGGTTGCAGAGATGGATCATCCTCAAGTTCCATCCCGGCTTTACCCGGTGAAACGGAGCCATAGGTCAACCAACATTGACCTAATTCATAAGCGAGGACTGCTCCGAGAATCGCCCCCTGAAATTGGCTACATAAGGAATCTTGCTTCATGGAACCGATTCTCAGGCTTTTTGCCCCTTCAAATGATGAACTAAAGCCTGTAGTCCCAGACGGTAACTTTCTGCGCCAAATCCACTAATTTGGCCGATCGCCACTGATGAGATCAAAGAATGATGCCGGAACGCTTCTCGACGGTAAATATTGCTCAGATGTACCTCAACGGTGGGAATTCCCACCCCTGAAATCGCATCTCGAAGGGCAATGCTTGTGTGAGTATACGCTCCAGCATTAATTAATAAACCTTGGTGTTGCCCGAATGCGGAGTGTATTGCATCCACCAAAGCACCTTCGTGGTTAGACTGAAGCATCGAAAGTTGAACCTCAAGCAACTGTGCTTCCTGCTCCAACATTCGATTAATTCCGTCTAACGTTGTTTTCCCGTAGATTTCGGGTTCGCGCTGACCCAACAAATTCAAATTAGGGCCATGCAGTACCAAAAGACTTAGCAACGGAGTAACCTGATAAAACGTTAAATATACTACCTTCGACGACGGGGTTCATCTACTGGTACAGGAATTGGCTCCGCTTCCGGTTGAGCGACTGGGCCTAATAAGGCATCAATTAGCTCACGCGCCCATTCTTTTAGTTTTTCCAGTATTTTCTCAATGTATTCCATTGAACAAATGGCTCCTCGTTGTAAACTGGCTACGCAACTTGACCGCAGGTTAATTAACCGAAGTTTAAGCCAAGTTAGGCATATAGCTCAAAACTCAGCCTTGCTATGGGTTAGCAAGTTTTATACAGAACAGATATCTCTGAGATATTTTTTATTTTATTATGTTACCTCCCGCTCCAAATTCTACAAAAATTTTGGGAATTTTTAAGCGTTTGCTAACATGACATTCCTAGAGCAATCTAAGGAATTTAGAGAATTTTACAGCTTAACTCATCTCCTAGAGCAATTGCATTTAGGATGAATTGAAACAAGGTTTAATGATGATAACCGATGTTATACAGGCTGGCTCAACTAGAATTTGAGATAGGCTGCACTAATTACATCTTAGCAATTTTT
This genomic interval carries:
- a CDS encoding redox protein, coding for MFELIPFHKFRDTPSVRFFDITIANSNARDLVFHEGPAISPNNTETGYWQFYLHPHQEDNLLAVSGGRTFYLVNFAWKDPYHIVRLDANRHILRIPPGTFHRSVSDPDGSLVLNQAVRAAEATIQSEFRVYNSFEIPRLLKVTSKFGPEPILHGFDQEERKAA
- the recR gene encoding recombination mediator RecR, which encodes MGGSPTVYTRPLARLIEQLQHLPGVGPKTAQRLALHIIKRPDEDVQALAQALLDAKQQVGFCQVCFHLSAEPVCEICRHPQRDPDTICVVSDSRDVIALEKTREYKGKYHVLGGVISPMDGIGPEQLTIQPLIRRVSQQQIKEVIIAISPSVEGETTTLYLGQLLRPFTKVTRIAFGLPMGGELEYADEITLARALEGRRELE
- a CDS encoding serine hydrolase, coding for MRQVWRWAITVTGSMTLIVGLGLTQALPSLGTASELYGARSLKELIVLRDRLIQELETPPKDRPEPNFFNSLFADPLEFEPNEILLQKLKTVEVQILVEERAEDSWKQAIRLATQAQKVANPNDPSPQQRKQVQDLWEKAINNLQEIPPHSLLAGQTSNKIKEYESSLSKITDKLLDARAKILEQIRQESGLTRQAMLTVCTLKRDCVNLRGNEPPASPASLIKVPVAIALLHKTAEEKISLDQKILVAGGNFTEDASSIRARQSYSLKELMGVMIDHSSNIATNQLIDYLGSDYINKFLEAEGYKFTKVNFKLMGDHIMPWRPGKGRNRLTSNELTEMMVEVYNYEHPSSQVLIDALNRQYDRVIGYAGLQGLPKTQWLGEKTGQNSRVIGTTVAAQINGEKYIITAIDNNTANVPQISTSVHKIAEYIVENGQL
- a CDS encoding 5-formyltetrahydrofolate cyclo-ligase; the protein is MLNQTKPELRRLLIKQRRSLLKKDWKEKSDQLCQNLKKYSLFQQSKTILSYFSFRQEPDLSLLWSNTTKIWGFPRCVEQSLTWHCWQPGDVYEINRYGILEPNINLPQLKPGEVDLILVPSVACDTQGYRLGYGGGFYDRMLSLPEWNSIPTIGIIFDFAYLPQLPIDAWDKPLNAVCTESNFFDLRV
- a CDS encoding carbohydrate ABC transporter permease, with translation MLFPLVWLVSTAFKSPSENIFQFPPQLIPSQPTFQNFITVWKTNPFGRYLFNSLIVATLTVSLNLLFCSLAAYPLARLNFKGRDGIFTAIIATIMIPFQIVMIPLYVLTVQLELRNTYLGIIFPSIASAFGIFLLRQAFQSVPKELEEAARIDGCSELGIWWNVMIPAVKPALITLAIFVFIGSWSDFLWPLLILDQPDYYTMPLGVATLAGTFSLDWRLIAAGSVISIAPVLLLFLIVQRYIVPTDAGSGVKG
- a CDS encoding HD family phosphohydrolase codes for the protein MNTLHALTQQIERLCSRAHPPLSSVKPSEIPPSLRSYTTPSWPRRQRRNVNKNPGSVSSSTFFLVAVVSLTSVMGVRFYNQPKLDVGRVAPETIQAPWDASVPDIKTTDEKRKAAEIGAIPVLVIDVSINQEINQRIHKVLEQGTYIRNISQPFPFVDKGILSTEVQRYLRRCPEREWQDLLAQVEQVSVQIPPTIQPKIPNKKTATKFADWQQATLEAIRQQTLIQLKAYRRRTTPIEFSQLVSDITQARWRYAKALNAFSQDGLIDQEIFYTESFFEWPDTTWLQTQTGIHKITQEMLSQGIAPGLPDEILRQAIEIQVKNTIPSESQLFATHLLTEVLKANLVKDPLATRHRAELVAQKIETVTVNINKGEIIVLRGEKITQQDFVLLDYFGLSERGINSKGLMSLVGLVSAGVGLVLVVEWKFHRGLRRRDRLLLLLLTLSTPIIILLKLPLINLPAVGLLVGSFYGSAVGATVVGLLSVLLPIGMEIDNVHLLASAAGGLVGSLLAGQSRCREELALLGLGVGAAQGAVYLILNLMASATAGSIWYVLLKIVGLQVLEGIAWSIVALGLSPYLEHLFDLITPIRLAELANPNRPLLKRLATEAPGTFQHTMFVANLAEAAAQELGCNVELVRTGTLYHDIGKMHDPLGFIENQMGGPNKHDRINDPWESTQIIKKHVSEGLVMAKKYRLPKAIQAFIPEHQGNMQIAYFYYQAQQQAKENPRLVVNEAEFRYDGPIPQSRETGIVMLADSCEAALRSLKDATHEEALNMVNKILKARWQDNQLIDSGLTREEMSKIAEVFVRVWEQVNHKRIAYPKATLTCR
- a CDS encoding ADP-ribosylglycohydrolase family protein, with protein sequence MKQDSLCSQFQGAILGAVLAYELGQCWLTYGSVSPGKAGMELEDDPSLQPMISLLKTGVGHPQKPLSGVLSPPSSGNTGKLISQLTQSLIQYQGFDAVDYGRGVQTQIKPSFKSASEVALLGLPLGLFFHDNLRALQQLDWKGLEGVAEIQDGIGLMATAIAEMLTPNPDLHRLIPNLLPQLQPETALTAKLEQVQTLLEHRASLETAVRQLTQTTKASSANFDSENWIALALSFYCFLTTPEDYSLTVLRSLQTGYHPELTATLSGALSGGYQGLRGIPTRWRLAFSEKPLFSQTDPKIENNSVEFNNYETELLQLAHHLFAIWSGVYHPIPSHPACKTFTQSAVATPTRMRIQE
- the aroQ gene encoding type II 3-dehydroquinate dehydratase: MLSLLVLHGPNLNLLGQREPEIYGKTTLDGINRMLEQEAQLLEVQLSMLQSNHEGALVDAIHSAFGQHQGLLINAGAYTHTSIALRDAISGVGIPTVEVHLSNIYRREAFRHHSLISSVAIGQISGFGAESYRLGLQALVHHLKGQKA